The genomic window TCTTATCAGTCGTATTTTACCAACACCTACAGTGTCATAGCGATTTCATAATAAAGCCACCATTAGAAATGAGCAAGACATTGAAAATTTGCTTAGCTGATTGACAAATCTCCTTTTTGAAATCTGTACAGTGCTCTGTCACTAACAAGacaaagaagatttatttatgcaTCCATATTTTATCCATTATTGTCTTTTATGAGGAATATAACGCTTTCACACATTTTCATAGTCTCACTTACACAATGCTTAAATGCATTGCAAAAATAAAGCAAACAGACAAGAAAATCATGTACTGTGGGTTATATAGTACTTAATGTACAATTCTGTTTTGTACGAATAAGACGCATAGttatattcacttcaatgaacaCCCATCGACTGATAGGCTTTGGCAAGTGTTGTAAGATTACAAAAGCAACATAGAACATAATCAAGAAAAAACTGCATGTTTCAGATACTAAAGCAAAGAAGATCAAAGTACTTAGGAACATTTGCTTGTTTTTCTGTTTATAAAATCTTCTTCTTAATAATTCTTGTTCTTTTTGCTTCGCTTTACAGGAAGCAAATTTTGCATTTCCTTGATGCTGAAAGGGACATATCGGTTCTAAAAGGGACCCTGAAGCCGGGAGATATTATACATTACATTTTTGACCGAGAGAGCACCATGAATATATCAAAAAACTTGTATCAACTGTTACCAAGAACTTCCcctttgaaaaacaaaaatttcCAGACCTGCGCCATTGTGGGAAACTCTGGCATCTTACTCAATAGTGGCTGTGGAAAAGAGATTGATGCACATGACTTTGTCATAAGGTAATACTGTTGGTCAACTGTTATGATATTGTACTAGTGATATGCTTTCTATGTGGAAGAATAAATTTCAGTATAGGGAAGGGTTCTTTGCAGTTGAAGTAGTCTAGTAACAGGAGCATTCAGAAAGTGCTATAAGCTTATTTAGTAACACATGGCATTGACAACTCTCCAACTTAGATGGATGTATATTTTAAGTACAGTAtgtaagtacagtatacagtatgagtCACCAATAAGAATATTCACTATAGAGATTATTTTTCAGCATTTCTAAGAATTCCCAGCTCGACTTTGCAAGTGTCCTTAAGAAATGCTTTCACAGTTCACATGCTAATATATGATAAATGGCTGTGTAGACTGTGAAATCATTTTTCTCCACTTCAGTGCCTCTAAAACTAAAATTGAaccaactttaggctatgttcacactacgtaaaagtatggccgttgttgccgatggttacaacggccgtacttttgacGCGGTGggacaatgccttactttcaatgggatcccggccggagcgtatacacatcatatgccgggatcccatacggggccggaaatgactgacatgtcagttttctttggccgcaattcaatgaattgcggccataggaaaccctgtcagttcacacaatgaagtgagtggctccggccgcttgctttatagtgtgcagggggaagttcTGATACGagcacgcactgatgcgcccgcatcagagctctgcggccggacagatcatccagccggtacttaaagagaaccaatcacctaaaattaactgtccctataataaaagtttctctctccctaagtctattcctgaagatacagactgcatttacagtctgtatcttatactgtacccaatcctgtatagtagtaaaagtattgctgggcgccgccatcttgatgacgtcacttgcgttccagcggtgcgttccagcagtggaacgcaactgacgtcatgaagatggcggtgcccgggaatactgcaccgctatacaggattaggtaaagtataagatacagactgcaaaggcagtctgtatctccataaggtctacttataaagatacagactgcctgtgcagtctgtatcttatactttacctaatcctatgtagcagtgtagtgagccgggcgccatcttgatgactggaacgcaccgctggaacgcaaatgacgtcatcaagatggcgcccggcattactgcaccgctacaaaggagtaggtaaagtataagatacagactgcaaaggcagtctgtatctttataagtagaccttatggagatacagactgcctttgcagtctgtatcttatactttacctactcctatgtagcggtgcagtaatgccgggcgccatcttgatgacgtcatttgcgttccagcggtgcgttccagtcatcaagatggcgcccggcttactacactgctacataggattaggtaaagtataagatacagactgcaaatgcagtctgtatcttcatgagaaaactaataggtttaattaggacagatatacacagcgatctcgcgctgtatagcgcgagatcgctgtgtatttacagagcggcgggcaaaggctcatgggagctcttcctgccgctctgcatgccgggagcttcctgtcacgcgccggctcttttgaaaagagccggcgcgtgacagtgaagagagacatgaataaattaaaaacgcggacagaaaattccttaattctatttacaaatattaataaaaaagtaatttaaatagaattaaggaataaaaaaaaaaaaaaaaatcttccgtgattggttctctttaagtaccggccgtgaccatccgggcagagaccggccgtatcatgacccggccggggtcacggaacggccattctctcacgccatgtgaacatagccttagtctggatTAAAACAGAATACTACTTTTGGTGTATACAGCTCTGATGCGAGACTTTCTTCTCATAGTTAAACCCTAAAAACAAACCCTGTGCATGGTCTGAACCTGCAGTTACATGTTACACTCTTCCCTCTAGACCTTCCTCTTACTAATCTAACAGGAGAAGAGAAGGCAGAAGCAGTGATTCCTCAGCCACCCTgcattttttccaataatgtccTCTGTTACTGAAGGGAATTATTACAACAACCATATAATAGTTAATTTAAGTGAAACTAGTCTTTTATGAATTAAGTTAATATATCTTTAAAATTGAAAAagacagaaaagaaaaatcaCTCAAATTTTGGCAAGAACAATTAATGGTCCAGAATGAAATGTTGCCATGCAAGGAGGCAATAAATCATTTAATAAGGACTATTAACAAATGTCCTTGTGAAAAGAACataaaagagtagtcaaataccATAGTCATATGGCATTCATATCTAGTGTATGACCACCCTAAATTGAAACCGACTATAAATAATGAATAAAAGCAGAGAAATATTGACCTTACCACCAACCCCCTTTTGTTCTTTGGTGATCTGCAATCCGTAAGATCAGCAATTAGAGACTGAATAAGACAGGCGGTATATTATGAGGATAGAGGTTAGATGAGCTTTATTTACCTATCGCTTGAGAGCCTATTAATGAACCAATAATTTGTTTCTGAAACCCCAGCAAAATTGGCTTCCCCCGTAGATTTGTCCTTTTCTACATCCACATTTTTTAGAACAGCTCTTTATATTCTTGGGCCTCGTTActgtgtttttaattaaaatggTAATTAGTATTAATATTTCATACTTCTGCCTGATATCAAATACGTAGGTAGGTTTATTAGTGTTCGCTGTCCTAGATGAAATGTATTTAGAAGAGCAGAAAAAAGTGATGAGTGGATTCCAGGACATGGTATATAACTATTTGTGTCCTGGGAAGATGAAGGATAAACGATGCTCAATATTTGTACACTAATTCACTAAGCGCTAATTAAGTAATATTACTTTTCATCATTAGCCTTGGCACAGGCAATTCTTTAGATCTTGGATAGTTGTTTTTATAAAGAAGCGGATATGCTGGAAACTAGCATGATTTTTTTGGCATTAAACCACAGTCGATGTTCCTCACatcagaagattttttttttttctctgcttggTTCAGACCTAGCTTTCGTATTATATGGAGAAAGGGAGTGATTCAAAGGTCTATCCTTTAAAAAGCAAAGTGGATGAAGACACCTTGCAGTGGTCAGCCAATGTATCTACTTTGTTGACCTAGTGATGTATCCTTACATTCCTTTCCCTCTAGGGTAACAGCCATTTGGAATGTTTGGAACCAAATGTTAATGGTTAGTGGACATTTACACGTTCTGTGCATGGTCTGTAAACATGGTTGATGTGCTACGGAATGGAGTTCAGAGCTCCCGGCACCATACATgtatatcattatgatgccaaaagctgcaaaacagctttagTGTACaaacacacgtaccggatccgtagtggatttctcactgcaaattcacagcgaaacccgctgtggatcccttgcctgttagtttctataaGAAGACATACTAGCGAGCTTGTAAGTGAAAGACCCATTAAtcccccggcggccggagcatacattacctgctcgctccacaatccagcttgcttcgggcgTTTCCAGCgtctggacgtcccactcagccaatcagtgcgctgtcctggcGTCtcgatgtcctgctcagccaatcagtgcgctgcggcgggacagcacactgattggctcagcgggatGTCCAGAAGcctggaacccccgaagcaagtcggatcatggagcaggtaatgtatgctcaggccGGCAGGGGGCTAATGGTCTGTGACTTACATACTTGACATCTAGTTGcaagtatgtcttctcatagaaaTTAACCagcaagggatccacagcggattttgctgcaaattcacagcaagaaatctgctgcagattgggtACGTGAGTTTGTTCCCCTGATCTTCACGCTATTATACTGACACAGCCGTATGGCTGTATCAATACAGTAgagcaaagatttaaactgttttaaAGCTCCCAATATCATAAAGATACATGATGCCAGAGGTTCTCTGATTTTAGTTCATAGCTCATCTTCAGACCGTAATGACTGAAGGTGTGAATGCCCACTTACTGTATACCAAATCTAAAATAAATTgttttatttaggctatgttcacactgactaAGAATAGTAGAATAGTTCCACAGTAGTGTTCCTACtcttaaaaaacaaaacccagcagataccttatactgtatgtcagtatCATCAGGATTTGTTTGAAAATATGTCTTTCAAAGTTGTCATGTCTtcattaaataaaacctgtcacATTGAGAATGCTGTCTTATCTGCAGCCTTCATGTTATAGAGCACAAGCAGCTGAGCAGATGGATATAGAGGGTTGTGAGAAAAATTCCAGTATTACTTGTTAATATTAGTCATTGAACATCCCCAATTATATAGGGCGATATTAGGCCggcaggttttttttaaagttaaaacTTTAATATCAGCCAGCTAAGAAGCCTTTGTCGGATAATCAGATGATAATTGCCTCGTGTGATGGTTTCCTAAGAAGGAAAACTAAGCTTATGATAATACCAATGATGCATTGtcaaaaaaaggagaaaagagaaATAAGAAAGGGAGCTCAAGTATGCAAACCCTTACATTCTGCTGATATGAAAGATATTAGGATTTCACAAATATCTGTGATATCCAAGTTACAGAATAATGTCTCTCACCTGCTAACGCTAGACTCTCAGCACCTTTGAGCTCAACAGGTGTACAGATCAGAAGATTATAGAGCTGATAGTCACATGGAGTACAAAGCCATCAAAGCACTGCAGCACGGAGAGTCTGTCTTCAAAGTCTGAAGGCATTAGCATTGTGATTTCAAAGATCCCTATTAAAGGAAATCTGAATTCAAATAACACTCTATTTGCATTGATGtgaggagagaaaagctcatttGATTAATAACAGAGTAGGCGAGCCTGGCTTGATCCATGTGTCACCTCCTTGTGACTTTGGACAAGTCATTATGTCTGGGAGCTTGAGGCATTGAAAATTACATCATAAGATGCATGACACTGCAGAGGACTAAAAAAATTATGTACTTGGTGTCAAGAACAGTCTTGGAATTATTACAAAGATGTCACTGGTGAATCTTGACTCTGGGCAAAAAACACTGATGAAATTTGTTAGTAGAACTTTACATTAGAAAGACAAGGTTTTACatgcatatggctatgttcacacagcatttaaaAGTGTCTGTTGCATAGCAAAAGACGCTGCTAAACTGCCGGCCGCTGGGGTGCATACCTCTGTATAAGCTGCaagaaagttcttttttttttttttttacaattgacttgcccgcaaatcaattaaccatcaacttcaatgtaaagtacggccgctggcttactttacattgtgtgaactgctagtatttccagacgctgttctaAAGAACATGCGTTAAATaacaatgtgtgaatacagcagACGCCATTGCtttcaatgcaatgctgtcccTGCAGTAAAAAATGGACGCTGAtttaattgcaatcagcgtctgttcttcaCTGAAAAAGAACGTAGcataaacatagcctataactgacGTTATGGCACTATTTGCATTAAAAGCATGAACATCTGTATATCTAGAGCAAATTTGATGAAAAAggttatacatgtaacagtgtatTGATATGCCTTAGGGTCACCAAAATAAGGTATTTTGAGAGTTTACGATAAACAGTACATGTGCATGGCACAGTCAATTAAGGTTTGACTCAGACCTACGCCAATCGCTAAAATTAGCTGGGAGAGGCACTTACTGTGATGGGACGTGCCATATAATACCGCCCTTACTGTTTTCTTGTTTCTGCAATCGATGGGAGTCTGAGCTCACAGACCCTGGTAgatcaaaactttgacatgtctctttgacataAACGTAATAGTGACGCTTAAGCACACTGACCATATAATTGATAAATAAGTAATTTATGAATTAGCTCATGAATGAATCCAGAGCGTTTATAAATGTCCCTCTAGGTGCTAGTagaggtttttatttatttagttagttTACCCTGGTTCCTGCCTGTAGGCAACACCAGCCCCAGGACCTGACAAATGAGTGTTCCGTTGCTGTTCTTCTCAGCTGTATATAATATCACATAGATGTATTTAAAagattttaaatgacagtaagtATGACTGGTATCGGGTTGGAGGAAATGCAGTAGCTTTTGATCACCCTTTCCATGCCCTCCACATGCCAGTCAGACTTGATCGATAAACTAAttggaggagggtgggggggttGTACTCAAGCTGTCGAATAAGCCAATGACTAAGAACTGCTGCATCGTGGCCTGCACCATTTAATGTTCTTTTTTGCTCTATGCGACATCACATAGAGCTGAGAGGAACAGTGTTGTAAAGCTGTGCTTTTCATCTGTCAGGTCCTAGGTATGGTGCTTGAGGTCCCAGGGATCTGagttttcactttaaaaaataccagaaaccccctttaagcccTACCAATGAAAGCTCCAAAACAATGGGAGTTGCCCCTAATTTACGTTGCATCAGTGGTATTGTTAGTGTTATTGAGAGGTTCTAGCCCTATACTATGTTTCATCCATTCTCTGTTGAAAAGGATTTTTACATATTGTTAATAGACATTAACGAACCTCATGCACACTCAGGTGTAAAGCAAGGCATGACTGTTTTTTAAGTTTGGTCACACTAATGAATATGGTTTATTGTGTTAATTAAAGATAAGCAAATCTCGAACATGCTGAAACattggattaccagtggctgaagaggttggatgcagccctaggaagttctggaaaacataaatgcagcctatggctatgtttacacacagtacttttgctcagtattttggtcctcatactgtatttcaaccaaatccaggagtggattgaaaacacagataggcaaggttcacacactgctgaaatttagtggatggccatcatttaatggcaaatatttgctgttattttaaaacatcggccgttgttatgaaataatggccattatttgtctTAAGACAATCCACAAAATTTCAgcagtgcgtgaacatagcctatctgtgttttcaatctactgctggttttggttgcaatatgaggaccaaaatactaagcaaaaatactgtgcgtggacccagcctatggctgtatccatgttttccaggaagccttgggctgcatccaagttaTTTAGCCACTGGTAAGCAAATGCTGCATGCGTGCTCAAGATTTGGTCATCTCTAATTGTTAACACAATAAACCATATTCATTAGTGTGACCAAACTTAAAAAAGAGTCTTTCTTTGCCTTATTTGTGGTTTTGTGTAATTCTACAGGTAAAACTATGGCATTGCATTTGCTTGTTGAGTTATATGGCAAATTCATTTTGGCTATACCTGCACCAGTGTCCTGTAGGTTttgagttattaaaaaaaaataccattccTTTTGTAGATGTAATTTGGCACCAGTTGAAGAATATGGAAGAGATGTTGGTATGAAGACGCATTTGGTGACTATGAACCCTTCTGTCGTGCAACGTGCATTTGAGGACCTAGTGAATGACACGTGGAAGGATAAATTTTTGCAGCGTCTGAAAAGCTTGAATGAAAGCATCCTGTGGATTCCAGCATTCATGGCTAAAGGAGGAGAGGAGCGAGTGGAATGGGTTAATGACCTTATTATAAAACACCACATCAACGTTCACACAGCCTATCCTTCTCTACGTCTACTCCATGCAGTCAGAGGGTAAGTCTTCCACAAATCTTGTAAAGTTGAGCCATGGATTTTTTTCCAAGTTTGTAATTTGTATTGTCATATATAGTATAGACCAGAAGTTTCCAGCCTTGCAAAAAATTACCTGTGTTAAGCTATGTTGGCTGTTAAATTAAATATATGACCAATTTGCATGGTTTGTACcatagttttaggctgggttcacactatgtatatttgaggctgtatttgtgaggctgtatagcaaccaaaaccaggagtaaattgaaaacacagaaaggctctgttcacataatgttgtaattgagtggatggccgacatttaatggcaaatatttgctgttattttaaaacaacggctgtggtattgaaataatggccgttatttactgttatatggcggccatccactcaatttcaacattgtgtgaacagatcctttctgtgttttcaatccactcctggttttggttgctatgaggacctgacatgaggaccaaatacagcctcaaatatacatagtgtgaacccagctttaaagaGGAATTCCAGACttatgcaaataaataaataaataataagatagatagagagagagagagagagagagagagagagagaggtgccttggattatgagcataattctttccgggaccacacttgtaatccaaatcaatccattcttaaactaaagcaaatttcccctcaagaaatcattgaaattcagacaattggttccatagaatagaatagaatagagaagcagagctTCTGTCAGAGGTCTTTaaagtcacatgacagcaatgagggaggggtatgtgttcagcatggaccaatcacgaagtgagaatcacagagttgTGCAGGAGGACAAAGACAAAAACTTTTCCacacagcagtgtgaatgaccgtaagtgcaggtacattatagcaggaatggatagGATGGTAAAAACAAGGacagacagagactgcaaggagcatgaaggaatgagcagggcagatatgagcacataaatgcagcacacactctctgtccggggagagaggggttacagctatggagagaatacctccaccgtcctgtctcctgatgtaagccccagcctgaagtggatctgctatgattgggaaggtgagggagacttcctgggtcagagtacaggggtgtagaccacgctatgtagaccatgcccctcctccacacgccctcccacccagtagagggagctctgaaaccaaagcaatgctcttacaacaagctacaatttaaaaaaaactgtgagctctttttgcaaagtgctcttaatccaagttactcttaaaccaaggtaccccatatatatatatatatatatatatatatatatatatatatatatataataagagagtcctgcagcactcctcaatGAAAAAGAAGGTGGGTGCCAAGCGGTCAGCACACGGGACCAATAGTGCGTAGTATATAAACAAGTAGATCACCGCAGCACTCGGAGTAGAGTCAAAAAAGCGTGaagtttattccacccaaaacttgcgacgtttcgctcccacactgggagctttttcaagcagtgtaacAACATGTGCTCAATACAGGTTTATATGTGCTCACATTTCAATAGGATGATTGATAAACAAtcaataaataaagtgcaaaaaaatccataTACATATTGTGTCAATATACAAAAACAAATCACAGTGCCAACAGAAGTGTGCCATTCCACGTGTAAATATAGTGACATTGCATAAGTGCGATCAAtacagaaaaatacaaaaattaggtAAATAGGTATAAATGACCAGCTGGGTACACAGAGGGGGGTCACTCACCAAGGAGACTTACAGGTGTGGCATTCATAACAATACACGCATGGTAGAATGGCATGTGTCTAAGCCGTAACTGCCGGCGTCTCAGCAGCAGAACTGTGCATGTCCGCACACTGGCCAATCTGGCTCCGCTTCTGACGTCAGCTGGAATCGCGGTCAATTCATTGGTTTGGGCCAGTGCACATAGAAAACATAGAAGATAACGCTATTGTGCAGATTGTTACTGTATTAAATAATGTATCAGGCTAATGGCCACTAACTCAGTGTGAATAAACTCACTCATACCTCACATATAAACCTGTATTAAGCACATGTTgttacactgcttgaaaaagctcccagtgtgggagcgaaacgtcgcaagttttgggtggaataaacttCACGCTTTTTGACTCTACTCCGAGTGCTGCGGTTATCtacttgtttatatatatatatatatatatatatatatatatatatatatacactctggaatacccttttaacccctagacgaccctggacgtagggttacgtcatggaagtctgtccccagacgacccatgacgtaaccctacgtcctgggtggttctccggctatgaagcgtgctccggagcggaacgcgcttcataggaggtgggggccggctgcagtgagcagccgggacctcaccagtaatgacacgctgcagcaattgtgctgccgcgtgtcattaatcccttaaacgaccggggcgtttaagtgtaagtgacagggggagtcccctgtcacttaccgaccgagacccccgcagtgtgactgcgggggtcccgatcattgaaacggaccgccagaggtctcttacctgcctccgtgcggtccgatcggcgatctgctgcactaagcctgcacaggcaggctcaatgagcagatcgccgataacactgatcaatgctatgcctatggcatagcaatagtcagtgtaaaaatccaagtagtgaacgtagaagtcccccaaagggacttcaaatgtgtaaaaaaaaaaatagttcaaaacactattacactaccccaaaacccctccccaataaaagttgaaatcacccccctttcccataatataaataaaacatataaaaataaataaatagataaacatataatataccgtagcgtgcgtaattgtctgatctattaaaatataacaagtgtcattgcgaacggcgaacggcgtacacgaaaagaggggaaaaagtgtacagattaccgattttatgttacattatatatttaaaaaaatcaataaaaagtgatcaaaacatccgatcttcacaaatatggtattaataaaaactagagatcatggtggaaaaaatgacaccccatacagccccataggtgaaaaaataaaaccgttataagtgtcacaataggcccattttattaatatttaattgccaaaaaaaaggatttcataaaaaaaaatttatataacattagagaatctgtgtaacctgcatatggttgtgttcagactgacctatagaataattgtatcatgttgctgttaccatatagtgtgttacgtagacacagaaaccccccaaacgttaccatattgcattcttttttacgatttcacctatttatatcttcataaataatatatttggaattccatcatacatgttatggtaaaatgaaagacgccattacacagtacaactattcctgtaacaaacaagcccttacatggcctgtagatagaaaactgagagtgctagagctcttagaaggggaggaggggaaaacgaaaacactaagatcaaaatttgcgcggcccactgggtcattttgggcctggtcctcaaagggttaactgacAACAATAAGGTTTTAACTCTGATGCAAAACTATATTGAAACAATGACAGCCATAGGGCACAAGAGCATGCCATACCTAAATAGTGCATGTGAAGTTATTCCAAAATCAGAAGTTAGCCCCTATTCCCAGCAAATAACTAGCTGATGGTGAGTCTGActcctgggacccccactgatccagaGAAGAGTAGTCATTTGTCCTTCTAATCAATTGAATAACAGTGGACACATACTACCAGCACTCCATTCATTTTTTCTCTCTGGACATTGCTGAGTTCTCGCCAGTGTTGAGaagccccatagacaatgaatggagcaataGACGTGCATGTGCGCTGTCATTTCATTCATTCAGcgaataggggataacttttgatCATGACTTTTATGGAATAAACTATAGAGTATGGAAATAAATCACATTGATTTACTCTTGCTGCATCCTGATTTACTGGATACATGCGGACTGCTTATTGTGGTGTCTACATTTACCACTAAATCCATTCTGTATATATCTTGGGtcttcaaaaaagaaaaaaaaaaaatctaatgtcaTTGGAAATAAGTCCGTCATTTAGACCACATTTCCCTGCAGGAACACATAGGCTAATGGAACAGGATCAGT from Dendropsophus ebraccatus isolate aDenEbr1 chromosome 1, aDenEbr1.pat, whole genome shotgun sequence includes these protein-coding regions:
- the ST8SIA2 gene encoding alpha-2,8-sialyltransferase 8B isoform X2 codes for the protein MNDSSSPAVTNRGNESIKLNMKPATVKWRHNETLSMKIRKQILHFLDAERDISVLKGTLKPGDIIHYIFDRESTMNISKNLYQLLPRTSPLKNKNFQTCAIVGNSGILLNSGCGKEIDAHDFVIRCNLAPVEEYGRDVGMKTHLVTMNPSVVQRAFEDLVNDTWKDKFLQRLKSLNESILWIPAFMAKGGEERVEWVNDLIIKHHINVHTAYPSLRLLHAVRGYWLTNKVHIKRPTTGILMYTLATRFCNRIDLYGFWPFSRDLHQNPVKYHYYDSLKYGYTSQAGPHAMPLEFKALKNLHLQGALKLTVGKCESAT